One Sodalinema gerasimenkoae IPPAS B-353 DNA segment encodes these proteins:
- a CDS encoding DnaJ C-terminal domain-containing protein translates to MAATDFKDYYSILGVSKTASADEIKKAFRRLARQYHPDMNPGDRNAEARFKEVSEAYEILSDPDKRKQYDRFGQYWKQAGNSSGGWGGAAPQGGPTPGGFDFDFSQYADFDEFIESLLGGMGGRTRSQWSSYGGTSPKSSGRSPGFSGGFEDFAGYNRRSTGVSLDQEATLSLSFAEAFHGVQKRLNVSGQKVSVRIPPGAKTGSRVRVKGKGKKDGYGRQGDLYLNIELKPHQFFHFDGDNLVCDVPISPDEAVLGAKIDVPTPDGTVTVSIPAGVRSGQMLRLRGKGWRLPKSGARTDQLVKVEITPPSHLSDEERQLYERLRDCRQENPRKTLEHLGL, encoded by the coding sequence ATGGCTGCAACGGACTTCAAAGACTACTATTCCATCTTGGGCGTGAGTAAAACGGCCAGCGCGGACGAGATTAAGAAAGCGTTTCGCCGTCTCGCTCGTCAGTATCACCCCGACATGAATCCGGGCGATCGCAATGCCGAGGCCCGCTTCAAGGAAGTTAGTGAAGCCTACGAGATTCTCTCAGACCCCGACAAGCGCAAACAATACGATCGCTTCGGGCAATATTGGAAACAGGCCGGAAACAGCTCTGGTGGTTGGGGCGGTGCGGCCCCTCAGGGAGGGCCAACTCCTGGAGGCTTTGACTTTGATTTCAGCCAATACGCGGATTTCGATGAATTTATCGAATCCCTCCTCGGGGGAATGGGGGGACGGACGAGATCGCAATGGTCCTCCTACGGCGGCACCTCTCCCAAAAGTTCGGGCCGCTCCCCTGGCTTTAGCGGCGGCTTTGAGGACTTCGCCGGCTACAATCGCCGCAGTACCGGTGTCTCCTTAGACCAAGAAGCCACCCTCAGCCTCTCCTTCGCCGAAGCCTTCCATGGGGTGCAGAAACGGCTCAACGTCAGTGGTCAAAAAGTCTCCGTACGCATCCCCCCCGGCGCCAAAACCGGCAGCCGAGTGCGCGTTAAGGGCAAAGGCAAAAAAGATGGCTATGGCCGCCAAGGAGACCTCTATCTCAACATCGAACTAAAACCCCATCAGTTCTTCCACTTCGACGGCGACAATCTCGTCTGTGATGTCCCCATTTCCCCCGATGAAGCGGTCTTAGGGGCCAAAATCGATGTGCCCACCCCCGATGGAACTGTCACCGTGAGCATTCCGGCGGGAGTACGCTCCGGGCAAATGTTACGCCTACGGGGCAAAGGCTGGCGGCTGCCCAAAAGCGGCGCTCGCACGGATCAGCTAGTCAAGGTAGAAATTACTCCCCCCAGCCACCTCAGCGACGAGGAGCGACAGCTCTATGAACGCTTACGGGACTGTCGCCAGGAGAACCCCCGCAAAACCCTAGAACATTTGGGGTTATAG
- a CDS encoding glucose-1-phosphate adenylyltransferase: protein MKRVLGIILGGGAGTRLYPLTKLRAKPAVPLAGKYRLIDIPVSNCINSGIDQIYILTQYNSASLNRHIGRTYNFSSFTDGFVEILAAQQTSDSPGWFQGTADAVRQYIWLMDELDVDEYLILSGDHLYRMDYSHFIERHRETNADITLSVLPIDEARASDFGLMKIDDSGRVIDFSEKPKGDALKAMQVDTSTLGLDPAQAKQKPYIASMGIYVFKREVLKKLLTEAPDQTDFGKEIIPGAAMDHNIQAYLFDGYWEDIGTIQAFYDANLALTQQPKPPFSFYNEDAPIYTRPRYLPPSKLLDCQITESLVGDGCILKECRVDRSVLGVRSRISAGAVVEDSLLMGSDFYQSFGERTAEASAPSMSLGIGENSTIRRAIVDKNARIGKNVKILNKENIEEADREDLGFYIRSGIVVVLKNATIPDNFVI from the coding sequence GTGAAACGAGTTTTAGGCATTATTCTAGGTGGCGGTGCGGGAACGCGCCTCTACCCCCTAACCAAACTCAGAGCAAAACCCGCTGTTCCGTTGGCGGGTAAATATCGGTTGATTGACATTCCCGTCAGCAACTGTATCAATTCTGGGATTGACCAGATTTATATCCTTACCCAGTACAATTCCGCATCCCTGAACCGCCATATCGGGCGGACGTATAATTTTTCGAGCTTTACCGATGGATTCGTGGAAATCCTCGCCGCTCAACAAACGTCCGACAGTCCGGGATGGTTCCAAGGAACGGCGGATGCGGTGCGTCAGTACATCTGGCTCATGGATGAGTTGGATGTGGACGAATATCTAATTCTCTCGGGTGACCACCTCTATCGAATGGACTACAGTCACTTCATAGAGCGTCACCGGGAAACCAATGCGGATATTACCCTATCGGTCCTTCCCATTGATGAAGCACGGGCTTCAGATTTTGGCTTGATGAAAATTGATGACTCGGGACGAGTTATTGATTTCTCTGAAAAACCCAAAGGCGATGCCCTCAAAGCGATGCAGGTCGATACGAGTACCCTGGGCCTAGATCCGGCTCAGGCGAAGCAGAAGCCTTATATCGCCTCGATGGGCATTTATGTCTTCAAGCGGGAAGTTCTCAAGAAGCTGCTCACAGAGGCCCCTGACCAAACTGATTTTGGTAAAGAGATCATTCCTGGGGCCGCGATGGACCATAACATCCAAGCCTATCTGTTTGATGGCTATTGGGAAGATATTGGAACCATTCAGGCCTTCTATGACGCTAATTTAGCGCTGACGCAACAGCCGAAGCCGCCCTTTAGCTTCTATAACGAGGACGCGCCCATTTATACTCGCCCTCGCTATCTGCCCCCGAGTAAGCTCCTCGATTGCCAAATTACGGAGTCTCTGGTGGGTGATGGCTGTATCCTCAAGGAATGCCGGGTCGATCGCTCGGTTCTGGGGGTTCGCAGCCGCATTAGCGCCGGAGCGGTGGTGGAAGATTCCCTGTTGATGGGGTCTGACTTCTATCAGTCCTTTGGTGAACGGACAGCAGAAGCCTCGGCTCCTTCTATGTCCCTGGGGATTGGTGAAAATAGCACCATTCGTCGGGCGATCGTGGATAAGAATGCACGAATTGGTAAAAATGTCAAGATTCTCAATAAAGAAAATATTGAGGAAGCAGACCGGGAAGATTTGGGCTTCTATATCCGCAGTGGCATCGTGGTGGTGCTGAAAAATGCTACTATCCCCGATAACTTTGTGATTTAG